The Euwallacea fornicatus isolate EFF26 chromosome 3, ASM4011564v1, whole genome shotgun sequence genome has a segment encoding these proteins:
- the LOC136350458 gene encoding zinc finger and BTB domain-containing protein 41, which translates to MTSVTIPSSTGLLQHGGYPSTREQISNSTSNFQQSRNSKRCHNIPSASESSKKRRKQSTPIRIFNSEPGLAEAFSSNSSYLDGKTVESFDNIELRCTLCSLTFESEGQLDKHNVCEHRHVKPKKEPEDDLGTSTPSTSFEDSPLCLTLQKSDMQWTDELRNKDWLQNNLHTMSLNSTNPVFMAMSQYGQADNIQIKPIRIFNLDAYCGLCNKEFCNKYFLKTHKANKHGIYSDVSINEQPPSIGNNPSYVSNANLKPLSAVQSPEVTVKTDNKSISLLNPYSVAFPCGFANKPKQSVSAYPDGEFNDVQNRVSASTSNGPSSSSESDKVTAEDQMAEVCGSHSNVQTETTSIKNESDDNLLFYDSAKMSPSQSSRELDLTNRLRRIGVMNPKAFCEMCNKEYCNKYFLRTHKMKRHGIYIAEEKDQKTEGPNNHAWSFTTQTSPLNLIVTEQQQASDRKTTSPSEISCDMCGIKFQNSGLAQLHNSTVHRRMSPKEFEGSLEAGARLVQASSEAGEEQAKNEERCLTATPEKSLNPETISEDLQKLQTMILQLNDIDVSRVATNCNLCNKRFENRFFLHAHMVAEHGLLLEDTADFEKGADSENSNNNTLCDLCGKDFQNGEEMKKHILEIHSTATATPESSKEECIGADIMADKSTSKLFMPNSSAPERRLSVNVTPTSSYCEICNKELCNKYFMKTHMQRMHGIEIESGAQIGGVVCDICNKELCSKYFLRVHKHNTHGIVEYGASIIQPKKPEEAVPHPRASTPEPEPINPKPGDLADLSQRYFTHFTEVCPICSRRFRSTKWLKAHLISDHGQTGLEKWSELEQLHQSIGHGQKQSKPIKIERASPSPKTPNGSSDLASKSFGIQNVLSTVFDEINAKPYQCSFCTFSSPLLPMLFIHERTHSINENSSFKCPICPQSFLERDLFQRHLYNHQPVLPFHPSFNGHADANQDQQTQDNSEDGPKDGATVEEELDAPKKNSSKFELPLEVSQSLQNAARKAQLPATYALPQANRDLQNDENSSELPGYVMQAFLLEDSASDRRVVPSVVFLPMLQRQPAPLTVTFTLTPA; encoded by the coding sequence ATGACATCTGTCACAATACCTTCAAGTACTGGATTACTCCAGCATGGAGGTTACCCTTCGACGAGGGAGCAAATATCAAACAGTACATCAAATTTCCAACAATCTAGAAACTCCAAGCGATGTCACAATATCCCTTCGGCTTCAGAATCGTCAAAGAAACGCAGAAAACAATCTACTCCCATTAGAATCTTCAATTCCGAACCAGGATTGGCAGAGGCGTTCAGCTCCAACTCGTCCTATTTGGATGGAAAAACCGTAGAATCCTTCGATAATATTGAATTGCGATGTACCTTGTGCAGCTTAACGTTCGAATCCGAAGGGCAGCTGGATAAACATAACGTTTGCGAACATCGACATGTCAAGCCGAAAAAGGAACCCGAAGATGACCTGGGTACCAGCACTCCTTCGACGTCATTTGAAGACTCACCTCTATGCCTGACGCTACAGAAATCTGATATGCAATGGACAGATGAGCTGCGGAACAAAGACTGGCTACAGAACAACCTGCATACCATGTCGTTAAACTCTACAAATCCCGTATTCATGGCCATGTCTCAATACGGTCAGGCTGATAACATACAGATTAAGCCGATTCGGATCTTCAATTTGGACGCCTATTGTGGACTGTGCAATAAGGAGTTTTGTAATAAGTACTTTCTCAAAACCCACAAAGCCAATAAACACGGTATTTACAGTGATGTGTCGATTAATGAGCAACCTCCATCTATCGGAAACAATCCATCCTACGTCAGCAACGCGAACTTGAAACCACTAAGCGCCGTACAGAGCCCCGAAGTAACTGTAAAGACCGATAATAAATCTATAAGTTTATTGAATCCCTACAGTGTGGCCTTTCCTTGTGGATTCGCGAACAAACCCAAACAGTCCGTGTCGGCTTATCCAGACGGCGAGTTTAACGATGTCCAGAATCGGGTTTCAGCTTCGACATCTAATGGCCCATCATCATCCAGCGAGAGCGACAAGGTGACCGCTGAAGACCAAATGGCCGAAGTGTGCGGCAGCCACAGTAACGTTCAAACCGAAACTACctcaattaaaaacgaatcaGACGACAACCTCTTATTTTATGATTCTGCGAAGATGTCACCAAGCCAATCCAGCCGAGAACTTGACCTGACCAACCGCCTTCGGAGGATAGGCGTCATGAATCCCAAGGCCTTTTGCGAGATGTGCAACAAGGAGTATtgcaacaaatattttttgcgcACGCACAAAATGAAACGCCACGGAATCTACATTGCCGAGGAAAAAGACCAAAAAACGGAAGGTCCGAACAACCACGCGTGGTCCTTCACCACGCAAACCAGCCCCTTGAATTTGATCGTCACCGAGCAGCAACAAGCCAGCGACCGAAAGACTACGTCACCCAGCGAGATCAGTTGCGACATGTGCGGGATCAAGTTCCAGAACAGTGGCTTGGCTCAGTTGCACAACAGCACAGTACACAGAAGAATGTCCCCAAAGGAGTTCGAAGGCAGCCTAGAGGCCGGCGCCAGGTTGGTCCAGGCAAGTTCGGAGGCCGGCGAAGAACAAGCGAAAAACGAAGAGAGATGCTTAACCGCGACCCCAGAGAAGTCTCTAAATCCTGAAACCATCAGCGAAGATCTGCAGAAGCTGCAGACCATGATCCTTCAACTGAACGACATAGATGTCTCCAGGGTCGCAACCAATTGCAACCTTTGCAACAAAAGATTCGAAAATCGCTTTTTTCTGCATGCTCACATGGTGGCTGAACATGGGCTGCTTCTGGAAGACACTGCGGATTTCGAAAAAGGAGCCGACTCCGAGAACAGCAACAACAACACTCTATGCGACCTGTGCGGGAAGGATTTTCAGAATGGCGAGGAGATGAAGAAACACATCCTGGAGATCCATTCGACTGCCACCGCAACTCCTGAGAGCTCCAAGGAGGAGTGCATTGGTGCCGACATTATGGCGGACAAATCCACTAGCAAGCTGTTCATGCCGAACAGCAGTGCGCCAGAAAGACGCCTGTCGGTCAACGTAACTCCCACGAGCAGCTACTGCGAGATATGCAACAAGGAGCTCTGTAACAAGTACTTCATGAAAACTCACATGCAGAGGATGCACGGCATCGAGATCGAAAGTGGGGCTCAAATCGGCGGAGTCGTCTGCGACATTTGCAACAAGGAGCTTTGCAGCAAGTATTTTCTTCGCGTTCACAAGCACAACACCCACGGCATCGTCGAGTACGGCGCCAGCATTATCCAACCGAAAAAACCCGAGGAAGCTGTGCCTCATCCGCGTGCTTCTACTCCAGAACCTGAACCCATCAATCCTAAGCCGGGAGACCTCGCCGACTTGAGCCAGCGCTATTTTACTCATTTCACGGAAGTGTGCCCCATCTGCAGCAGAAGATTTCGCAGCACGAAATGGTTGAAAGCCCACCTGATCAGCGACCACGGTCAGACGGGCCTCGAGAAGTGGTCCGAGTTGGAGCAGCTCCACCAGTCCATTGGCCACGGTCAAAAGCAAAGCAAACCTATAAAGATAGAACGCGCAAGCCCGAGTCCGAAAACCCCTAACGGAAGCAGCGACTTGGCCTCAAAGTCGTTCGGAATTCAAAACGTGCTCTCCACAGTTTTTGACGAAATCAACGCGAAGCCCTACCAATGTTCATTTTGCACGTTCTCGTCCCCGTTGCTACCGATGCTGTTCATCCACGAGAGAACCCACTCCATCAACGAGAACAGCTCGTTCAAGTGCCCCATTTGCCCCCAATCGTTCCTCGAAAGAGATCTGTTTCAACGTCACCTGTACAACCACCAACCAGTATTACCATTTCATCCATCCTTCAACGGTCACGCGGACGCAAATCAGGATCAACAGACTCAGGATAACTCTGAAGATGGCCCCAAAGATGGCGCCACGGTAGAAGAAGAACTGGACGCCCCAAAGAAGAATTCTTCGAAGTTCGAACTGCCACTGGAGGTAAGTCAATCGCTTCAAAATGCCGCAAGAAAAGCCCAACTTCCAGCCACTTATGCCTTACCGCAAGCCAACAGAGATTTGCAGAATGACGAAAATTCTTCAGAATTGCCCGGGTATGTAATGCAAGCTTTTTTACTGGAAGATTCTGCGTCTGATCGCAGAGTGGTGCCATCAGTAGTTTTTCTACCAATGCTCCAAAGACAACCTGCACCTTTAACCGTCACTTTTACCCTTACGCCGGCCTAA